The following are from one region of the Marinitoga sp. 1197 genome:
- a CDS encoding ABC transporter ATP-binding protein, with the protein MKVIEAKNIKKSFENLEVLKEINLSIKKGDFAVVIGKNGSGKSTLLKIAIGLLLPDEGEIKVLNYDVKTKWKKLSKEIGVVLTNERSLYWKLTAYENLDIFGGIYGVKRNIKKEKIRYLLEKFNLTQFSNITVENFSTGMRKKLMLCKALIHEPKVLFLDEILNGLDPEAVYEMIEYLNELNKEGLTIFMISHILHGFSKNTDIYFLKDGSLKLTTKFGDIKEENKNIYDYFRDIIKSGESVRRI; encoded by the coding sequence ATGAAAGTAATAGAAGCAAAAAATATTAAAAAAAGTTTTGAAAATCTTGAAGTATTGAAAGAAATTAACTTGTCAATTAAGAAAGGGGATTTTGCTGTTGTTATAGGAAAAAATGGAAGCGGTAAAAGTACATTACTTAAAATTGCAATAGGATTATTATTACCGGATGAAGGAGAAATAAAAGTTCTTAATTATGATGTTAAGACAAAATGGAAAAAATTATCAAAAGAAATAGGGGTAGTACTTACAAATGAAAGGAGTTTATATTGGAAATTAACAGCTTATGAGAATCTTGATATATTTGGAGGTATTTATGGAGTTAAAAGAAATATAAAAAAAGAAAAAATTAGATATTTGCTTGAAAAATTTAATCTTACACAATTTTCAAATATTACAGTTGAAAATTTTTCAACAGGAATGAGAAAAAAATTAATGCTATGTAAAGCTCTTATTCATGAACCAAAAGTTTTATTTTTAGATGAAATCTTAAATGGTCTTGATCCAGAAGCCGTATATGAAATGATAGAATATTTAAATGAGTTAAACAAAGAAGGATTAACGATATTTATGATTAGCCATATTCTCCATGGTTTTTCAAAAAATACGGATATATATTTTTTAAAAGATGGATCTCTCAAATTAACAACAAAGTTTGGAGATATAAAAGAAGAAAATAAAAATATTTATGATTATTTTAGAGATATCATCAAAAGTGGGGAATCTGTACGAAGGATATAA
- a CDS encoding ABC transporter permease — protein sequence MYLIKKDWLIRKKYKFVWINMALTPFFMIGPYIFTSKLFGKVNFSESILIGTLLWYWLNQYFWGVGDGFGEERSEGTLISIIISPVSSLKFLFSKGIDTFLTNIYITLFTLIFFALSGITTKFSLWIFVLLSISGLYITFFSIFFAALALWKKKIGSINYTLQYFIGLLSGMTSPVNYYPIYIKAISYIIPITYLISIGRNIIQTGSIDNKNLYMLLILTIISFLYLVIGIIMLKKVENYTRKKGEWESW from the coding sequence ATGTATCTTATAAAAAAAGACTGGCTGATAAGAAAAAAATATAAATTTGTATGGATAAATATGGCATTAACTCCATTTTTTATGATAGGGCCATATATTTTTACATCAAAATTATTTGGAAAAGTAAATTTTTCAGAAAGTATATTAATAGGAACGCTATTGTGGTACTGGTTAAATCAATATTTTTGGGGAGTAGGTGATGGATTTGGAGAAGAAAGATCCGAAGGAACTTTAATTTCCATAATAATATCCCCTGTTTCATCTTTAAAATTTCTCTTTTCCAAAGGAATTGATACATTTTTAACTAATATTTATATTACTTTATTTACCCTTATTTTCTTTGCGCTTTCTGGAATAACAACAAAATTTAGCTTATGGATATTTGTTCTTTTATCTATAAGTGGATTATATATAACGTTTTTTTCCATATTTTTTGCAGCATTAGCATTATGGAAAAAGAAAATAGGTAGTATTAATTATACACTTCAGTATTTTATAGGGCTTCTTTCTGGAATGACCAGTCCTGTAAATTACTATCCTATATATATAAAAGCAATATCATATATAATCCCAATAACTTACTTAATATCTATAGGAAGAAATATAATTCAAACTGGAAGTATTGATAATAAAAATTTATATATGCTTCTAATATTAACGATAATAAGTTTTTTATATCTTGTTATAGGAATAATAATGTTAAAAAAAGTGGAAAACTATACACGGAAAAAAG
- a CDS encoding ATP-binding cassette domain-containing protein produces the protein MITVENLTKSYGNNLIFENANILIPENKITLFIGANGSGKTTLLKCLLNLEGYKGKILYNRKHLNEIRDTVYVVYNDTPLYYNLSGYKNIELLLNKKVSIQKIKETSYRFFKDEILKVKVKHYSHGQRKILSLIIAILSNPRYLFADEIANGLDYNTKLILKHLIKKWSKKTTIIMMGHQFEFYNDIIDELFALKNHSIIKINDFNRYGGDLSEIYKNFIQ, from the coding sequence TTGATAACAGTAGAAAATCTAACAAAGTCTTATGGAAATAATTTGATTTTTGAAAATGCTAATATTTTGATTCCAGAGAATAAAATAACATTGTTTATAGGGGCAAACGGAAGCGGGAAAACCACATTATTAAAATGTTTATTAAATTTGGAAGGTTATAAGGGTAAAATTTTATATAATAGGAAACATTTAAATGAAATAAGAGATACTGTATACGTTGTTTATAATGATACACCGTTATATTATAATCTCAGTGGTTATAAAAATATTGAATTATTATTAAATAAAAAAGTCAGTATTCAAAAAATAAAGGAAACATCATATAGATTTTTTAAAGATGAAATTTTAAAAGTAAAAGTAAAACATTATTCTCATGGACAGAGAAAAATTTTAAGTTTGATTATTGCAATACTTTCAAATCCAAGATACTTATTTGCAGATGAAATAGCAAACGGATTAGATTATAACACAAAACTTATATTAAAACATTTAATAAAAAAATGGTCAAAGAAAACCACTATTATTATGATGGGACATCAATTTGAATTTTATAATGATATTATTGATGAGTTGTTTGCTTTAAAAAATCATTCAATTATTAAAATTAATGATTTTAATAGATATGGTGGTGATTTAAGTGAAATATATAAAAATTTTATCCAGTAA
- a CDS encoding ISL3 family transposase — MINELPRFFEKILNINEPWRIEKIEQEGNKVNIYVNFKRGAKFEINGKRYGVYDTVKKTWRHLNLFQYETYIHARVPRIKTEDGIKIIEVPWSRPNSGFTLLFEAFVLEMYQHMTVAEISKKYKVTENRIWRILEYHVMKELKKQDFSKEPIKILSVDEIARKKNHVYVTNFVDVERGKVVFIAKGKDAKTFKKFKTKYIEKKGKVSDIKTICMDMSVAFKSGAKEHFPKAKLVFDKFHIIKLLNEQLDKIRKRESKDYKDILNKTKYIFLKNPKNLTNNQKEKLEQLMEYKYLDTVKAYSLILEFKKIFDYRKPAYASKIFKKWHEKALNSNIPEMKKAAKSLYKHIKGILMHLKTGLTNAKIEGMNSKLRTFTKRAYGFKSFKYLSITIFLALGKLSFS, encoded by the coding sequence TGGAGAATAGAAAAAATAGAACAAGAGGGGAATAAAGTAAACATATATGTAAATTTCAAAAGAGGAGCGAAATTTGAAATAAACGGGAAGAGATATGGAGTCTACGATACAGTCAAAAAGACATGGAGACATTTAAATTTATTTCAATATGAAACGTATATACATGCAAGAGTACCAAGAATAAAAACAGAAGATGGGATAAAAATAATAGAAGTTCCTTGGTCAAGGCCAAATAGTGGATTTACATTATTATTCGAAGCATTTGTATTAGAAATGTATCAACATATGACAGTAGCAGAAATATCTAAGAAATATAAAGTGACAGAAAATAGGATATGGAGGATATTAGAATATCATGTAATGAAAGAACTAAAAAAACAAGACTTTTCAAAAGAACCAATAAAAATATTATCAGTAGATGAAATAGCAAGAAAAAAGAATCATGTATATGTAACGAATTTCGTTGATGTTGAAAGAGGAAAAGTAGTCTTCATAGCGAAAGGAAAAGATGCAAAAACATTTAAAAAATTTAAAACTAAATATATAGAAAAAAAAGGAAAAGTGTCAGATATAAAAACAATATGTATGGATATGTCAGTAGCTTTTAAATCGGGAGCGAAAGAACATTTTCCAAAAGCAAAATTAGTATTTGATAAATTTCATATAATAAAATTATTAAACGAACAACTGGATAAAATAAGAAAAAGAGAAAGTAAAGACTACAAAGATATATTAAATAAAACAAAATATATATTCTTAAAAAATCCAAAAAATCTAACAAATAACCAAAAGGAAAAACTTGAACAATTGATGGAATACAAATATCTTGATACAGTAAAAGCATATTCATTAATTTTAGAATTCAAAAAAATATTTGATTATAGAAAACCAGCATATGCATCAAAAATCTTTAAAAAATGGCATGAAAAAGCATTAAATTCAAATATTCCAGAAATGAAAAAAGCAGCTAAGAGTTTATATAAACATATAAAAGGTATTCTTATGCATTTAAAAACAGGATTAACCAATGCTAAAATTGAAGGTATGAATTCAAAACTTAGAACTTTTACTAAAAGAGCTTATGGTTTTAAATCTTTTAAATATTTATCCATTACTATTTTTTTGGCTTTAGGTAAATTGTCTTTTTCTTAA